Proteins encoded by one window of Nocardioides euryhalodurans:
- a CDS encoding YihY/virulence factor BrkB family protein, with translation MATGGVDGFQRRHPVLGVPIAVIYKFFEDQGNFLAAMATYYAFIAIFPLLLLASSIFGFVLQGRPDLEEAALNSALAQFPIIGDQLGRPEGLTGSVTAVVVGSLAAIYGALGLGQAIQNVMNAAWSVPRNSRPNPVLMRLRSLLLLLLAGTAVLGLSIFSALGSNAEVFGPAGNAAVAWLIRIGTVLILTAVLTSLFRLAAARSHSWVGALPGAFFTAVGWQVLQNVGAMYATSVLAGTSALNQTFGLVLGLIGLIFIASLTAVLGIEINVVLARRLWPRALLTPFTDAVDLTDADRKAYALYAQAQRHKGFETVTVRFDGRDGDTHEIEQVSRDRTR, from the coding sequence ATGGCAACCGGGGGAGTGGACGGCTTCCAGCGCCGGCACCCCGTCCTGGGCGTGCCGATCGCGGTGATCTACAAGTTCTTCGAGGACCAGGGGAACTTCCTCGCAGCGATGGCGACCTACTACGCCTTCATCGCGATCTTCCCGCTGCTGCTGCTGGCCTCCTCGATCTTCGGCTTCGTGCTCCAGGGCCGGCCCGACCTGGAGGAGGCGGCGCTCAACTCAGCGCTGGCGCAGTTCCCGATCATCGGCGACCAGCTCGGCCGGCCGGAGGGCCTCACCGGGTCGGTGACGGCCGTGGTCGTCGGGTCGCTCGCGGCGATCTACGGTGCGCTCGGCCTCGGGCAGGCGATCCAGAACGTCATGAACGCGGCCTGGTCGGTCCCCCGCAACAGCCGGCCCAACCCGGTCCTGATGCGCCTGCGCAGCCTGCTGCTGCTCCTGCTCGCCGGCACGGCGGTGCTCGGCCTGTCCATCTTCTCCGCGCTCGGCAGCAACGCGGAGGTCTTCGGGCCGGCAGGGAACGCGGCGGTGGCCTGGCTGATCCGGATCGGCACGGTCCTCATCCTCACCGCGGTGCTGACCTCCCTCTTCAGGCTCGCCGCCGCCCGGAGCCACTCCTGGGTAGGCGCCCTGCCGGGTGCGTTCTTCACGGCCGTGGGCTGGCAGGTCCTCCAGAACGTCGGTGCCATGTACGCCACCTCGGTCCTGGCGGGGACCTCGGCCCTCAACCAGACCTTCGGGCTGGTCCTCGGGCTGATCGGCCTGATCTTCATCGCCTCCCTGACGGCCGTGCTCGGCATCGAGATCAACGTCGTCCTCGCCCGCCGGCTCTGGCCGCGCGCCCTGCTGACCCCGTTCACCGACGCCGTCGACCTGACCGACGCGGACCGGAAGGCGTACGCCCTCTATGCCCAGGCCCAGCGCCACAAGGGCTTCGAGACGGTCACGGTCCGCTTCGACGGCCGGGACGGCGACACCCACGAGATCGAGCAGGTGTCGCGCGACCGCACCCGGTAA
- a CDS encoding DUF1295 domain-containing protein gives MSDALVVTATALVTVALLMTATALWSRRVGRVAVVDITWGPAFVVVALVSAFVGLVLGAGDDLRRWLVPALTALWGLRLAWHIRGRAGSGEEDPRYAELLGDGGFRVAVRKVFLVQGVAVWLISLPVQASGVTEVWSWWLVGLGVLVWALGMVFEVVGDAQLAAYRAEPRDARPPVMDRGLWAWTRHPNYFGDACVWWGLWIAGALASGWLPGLLTVVAPLAMTHFIRNVTGARLLERTMSQRPGWDAYAARTAYFFPRPPRRRVG, from the coding sequence GTGAGCGACGCCCTCGTCGTCACCGCGACCGCGCTCGTCACCGTCGCCCTGCTGATGACCGCGACCGCGCTCTGGTCGCGCCGGGTCGGCCGCGTCGCCGTCGTCGACATCACCTGGGGCCCGGCGTTCGTCGTCGTCGCCCTGGTGTCCGCCTTCGTGGGGCTCGTCCTGGGCGCCGGCGACGACCTGCGGCGCTGGCTGGTACCCGCCCTGACCGCCCTGTGGGGACTCCGGCTGGCCTGGCACATCCGCGGCCGCGCCGGCTCCGGCGAGGAGGACCCGCGCTACGCCGAGCTGCTCGGCGACGGCGGCTTCCGGGTGGCCGTCCGCAAGGTGTTCCTGGTCCAGGGCGTCGCCGTGTGGCTGATCTCGCTGCCGGTGCAGGCCTCGGGCGTCACCGAGGTGTGGAGCTGGTGGCTGGTCGGGCTCGGCGTGCTGGTGTGGGCCCTCGGCATGGTCTTCGAGGTGGTCGGCGACGCCCAGCTCGCGGCGTACCGAGCCGAGCCCCGCGACGCCCGCCCCCCGGTGATGGACCGCGGGCTGTGGGCCTGGACCCGGCACCCCAACTACTTCGGCGACGCCTGCGTGTGGTGGGGCCTCTGGATCGCCGGGGCCCTCGCCTCCGGCTGGCTCCCCGGACTGCTCACGGTCGTCGCGCCGCTGGCGATGACCCACTTCATCCGCAACGTCACGGGCGCCCGGCTCCTCGAGAGGACCATGTCGCAGCGGCCCGGCTGGGACGCCTACGCCGCGCGGACGGCGTACTTCTTCCCGCGCCCGCCACGCCGCCGGGTCGGGTGA
- a CDS encoding FAD-dependent oxidoreductase: MGTPRHVAVIGSGVAGLLAAHVAARTAHVTLLEADDRIGGHADTHQVDDLAIDTGFIVHNRRTYPTLLRLFAELGVETQESEMSLSVSDDETGVEWAGALGARGLFPTSANLKRPAYLRMLTEIPRFHRRARRLLATEAGAGPEQTLRDFLAEGRFTPYFERHFMEPVVAAVWSCDPAVALDYPARYLFTFLEHHGMLSVFGSPTWRTVTGGSRAYVSRVLEGLPDVRTGTKVTSVLETAGGVEVTDGNGVTTTYDACVVATHPDQALAMLAEPNARQREVLGALPYSTNSALLHTDTTLLPGADGARASWNFRRVAGKAGEVTVTYDLTRLQRLPTATHYLVTLGGDDLVDPRSVIARREYAHPLYTPASVAARAQLPEISTDRVAFAGAYHGWGFHEDGARSGVAAAERLGLSWDDPPAPEVGEGRVYDTTISHTRRRPFRRTFTHRSHTWLVDLDRLPDRGVLARFEARDHLGAPDRSIRGNVEALLERHGVALDGGRVLMAAMPRAFGYCFNPISVFWCFGPGGEQRATVVEVHNTYGDRHAYVVHPDGQGRARTDKQLYVSPFHGTDGHYELAVPVPGDRLDVAVSLHTDDGALFTATLRGEVGDAGPLRAAPAALRASLLIRAHGIVLWLRRLPVRQRPSHHQEGVSRP, from the coding sequence ATGGGTACGCCCCGACACGTCGCCGTCATCGGGTCCGGCGTCGCAGGACTCCTCGCTGCCCACGTGGCCGCGCGGACGGCCCACGTGACCCTCCTCGAGGCCGACGACCGGATCGGGGGCCACGCCGACACCCACCAGGTCGACGACCTGGCCATCGACACCGGCTTCATCGTCCACAACCGGCGGACCTATCCCACCCTGCTGCGCCTCTTCGCCGAGCTCGGTGTCGAGACCCAGGAGTCGGAGATGTCGCTGTCGGTCAGCGACGACGAGACGGGCGTCGAGTGGGCCGGCGCGCTGGGTGCGCGCGGCCTGTTCCCGACGTCGGCCAACCTCAAGCGGCCGGCGTACCTCCGGATGCTGACGGAGATCCCCCGCTTCCACCGCCGCGCGCGTCGGCTGCTCGCGACCGAGGCCGGCGCCGGTCCGGAGCAGACGCTGCGCGACTTCCTCGCCGAGGGTCGGTTCACGCCCTACTTCGAGCGCCACTTCATGGAGCCGGTGGTCGCAGCCGTCTGGTCCTGCGACCCCGCGGTCGCCCTCGACTACCCCGCGCGCTACCTCTTCACCTTCCTCGAGCACCACGGGATGCTCTCGGTCTTCGGGTCGCCGACGTGGCGCACCGTCACCGGCGGCTCCCGCGCCTACGTGTCCCGGGTCCTCGAGGGGCTCCCCGACGTCCGGACCGGCACCAAGGTGACCTCGGTGCTGGAGACGGCCGGCGGCGTCGAGGTGACCGACGGCAACGGCGTCACCACGACGTACGACGCGTGCGTGGTCGCCACCCACCCCGACCAGGCCCTCGCGATGCTCGCCGAGCCGAACGCCCGGCAGCGCGAGGTGCTCGGGGCGCTGCCCTACTCGACCAACAGCGCGCTGCTGCACACCGACACCACCCTGCTCCCGGGCGCCGACGGCGCGCGCGCCTCGTGGAACTTCCGCCGCGTCGCCGGCAAGGCCGGTGAGGTCACCGTGACCTACGACCTCACCCGGCTGCAGCGGCTGCCGACCGCGACCCACTACCTCGTCACGCTCGGCGGCGACGACCTCGTCGACCCGCGGAGCGTGATCGCCCGGCGCGAGTACGCCCACCCGCTCTACACCCCCGCCTCGGTCGCCGCCCGGGCGCAGCTCCCCGAGATCTCGACCGACCGGGTCGCCTTCGCCGGCGCCTACCACGGCTGGGGCTTCCACGAGGACGGCGCCCGCTCCGGGGTGGCCGCCGCCGAACGGCTGGGCCTGAGCTGGGACGACCCGCCGGCACCCGAGGTCGGCGAGGGGCGCGTCTACGACACGACGATCTCCCACACCCGCCGGCGTCCGTTCCGGCGTACCTTCACCCACCGGTCGCACACCTGGCTGGTCGACCTCGACCGGCTGCCCGACCGCGGAGTGCTCGCGCGCTTCGAGGCGCGCGACCACCTCGGCGCTCCCGACCGGTCGATCCGCGGCAACGTCGAGGCCCTCCTCGAGCGTCACGGCGTCGCGCTCGACGGCGGCCGCGTGCTGATGGCCGCGATGCCGCGCGCCTTCGGCTACTGCTTCAACCCGATCAGTGTCTTCTGGTGCTTCGGGCCCGGCGGCGAGCAGCGCGCGACCGTGGTCGAGGTGCACAACACCTACGGCGACCGGCACGCCTACGTCGTCCATCCCGACGGCCAGGGCCGCGCCCGAACCGACAAGCAGCTCTACGTCTCCCCGTTCCACGGGACCGACGGGCACTACGAGCTCGCGGTCCCGGTCCCCGGCGACAGGCTCGACGTCGCGGTGTCCCTGCACACCGACGACGGCGCGCTCTTCACCGCCACCCTCAGGGGCGAGGTCGGCGACGCCGGGCCGCTCCGCGCGGCCCCGGCGGCGCTCCGTGCCTCGCTGCTCATCCGCGCCCATGGAATCGTGCTGTGGCTGCGCCGGTTGCCCGTACGCCAGCGCCCCTCACACCACCAGGAAGGTGTCTCCCGACCATGA
- a CDS encoding SAM-dependent methyltransferase, which translates to MTVTESRAATSHGVAQRLADALRPFVGGDLPVRLRAWDGSVAGPEHAPEVELRTPDALRRVLWHPGELGAAQAYVTGELEVHGDLGAALTHSFAVAADRGLTGRPTPKALVGAIRAAADLGVLGRPPAPPATQARLRGRLHSPLRDRRAISHHYDLSNEFYELLLDPAMAYSCGYWTDRDDPAYDVADAQRDKLDLVCRKLGLEPGMRMLDVGCGWGSLSLHAAEHFGAQVTGVTIAAEQKRFIDARIAERGLADRVEIRLQDYREVPERDHFDAVGSLEMGEHVGEGNYPTYAEVLRRSVKPGGRVLVQQMSRPKGRWPGGGPFIESFIAPDMHMRPVGETVGFLERGGLEVRDVHAMREHYVWTVQAWLDTFESNLPAVIDLVGEEASRVWRLYLTGGMLTFRDGRMGVDQVLCVRPGGDHTLAPVRAW; encoded by the coding sequence ATGACCGTCACCGAGAGCCGGGCGGCCACCTCCCACGGCGTGGCGCAGCGTCTCGCTGACGCGCTCCGGCCCTTCGTCGGCGGCGACCTGCCGGTCCGGCTCCGGGCCTGGGACGGCTCCGTGGCCGGCCCCGAGCACGCGCCCGAGGTCGAGCTCCGCACCCCCGACGCGCTGCGTCGCGTGCTCTGGCACCCGGGCGAGCTCGGGGCGGCGCAGGCCTACGTCACCGGTGAGCTCGAGGTCCACGGCGACCTCGGCGCGGCGCTGACCCACTCCTTCGCCGTCGCCGCCGACCGTGGCCTGACCGGGCGACCCACCCCGAAGGCGCTGGTCGGCGCGATCCGTGCCGCGGCGGACCTCGGGGTCCTCGGCCGACCGCCCGCACCCCCGGCGACCCAGGCCCGGTTGCGCGGCCGGCTCCACTCGCCGCTGCGCGACCGGCGGGCCATCTCCCACCACTACGACCTCTCCAACGAGTTCTACGAGCTGCTGCTCGACCCCGCCATGGCCTACTCCTGCGGATACTGGACCGACCGGGACGACCCGGCGTACGACGTGGCCGACGCGCAGCGCGACAAGCTCGACCTCGTCTGCCGCAAGCTCGGGCTCGAGCCGGGGATGCGGATGCTCGACGTCGGCTGCGGCTGGGGCTCGCTGTCGCTCCACGCCGCCGAGCACTTCGGTGCGCAGGTCACCGGCGTCACGATCGCGGCCGAGCAGAAGCGCTTCATCGATGCGAGGATCGCCGAGCGCGGGCTCGCGGACCGGGTCGAGATCCGGCTCCAGGACTACCGCGAGGTCCCCGAGCGCGACCACTTCGACGCCGTCGGCTCCCTGGAGATGGGCGAGCACGTCGGCGAGGGCAACTACCCGACGTACGCCGAGGTGCTGCGCCGGTCGGTGAAGCCGGGCGGCCGGGTGCTGGTGCAGCAGATGTCGCGCCCGAAGGGCCGCTGGCCCGGCGGTGGACCGTTCATCGAGAGCTTCATCGCCCCCGACATGCACATGCGGCCGGTGGGCGAGACCGTCGGCTTCCTGGAGCGCGGCGGCCTCGAGGTCCGCGACGTGCACGCGATGCGCGAGCACTACGTGTGGACGGTGCAGGCGTGGCTCGACACCTTCGAGTCCAACCTGCCCGCCGTGATCGACCTGGTCGGCGAGGAGGCCTCCCGCGTGTGGCGGCTCTACCTCACCGGTGGCATGCTCACCTTCCGTGACGGACGGATGGGGGTCGACCAGGTGCTGTGCGTGAGGCCCGGGGGTGACCACACCCTGGCGCCGGTGCGCGCCTGGTGA
- a CDS encoding class I SAM-dependent methyltransferase — MTLSPSRPTADSWPGLFDLPSGPRNAVASPIARRLFRAAVSRLDVTVEITLGPGRREVLGRGGPLMRIHRPEEFYARIGRDGLIGFGEAYMTGSWDADDLGGFLTVLAAEMATLVPASLQRARALVVARTPHFHKPDRDRSRDLIAHHYDLSNDLFRLFLDPTLSYSSALFESDPSGRPLLPADLETAQVRKIERLLDVTGVGEGTRVLEIGTGWGELALRAAQRGAHVHSVTLSTEQLELARERVATAGVADRVDIELCDYRAIPDQHPGRQYDAVLSVEMIEAVGAEYWPSYFSTIDTVLAPGGKVGIQAITMPHDRMLATRGQYTWINKYIFPGGFLPSVRAIEEVTRDHTTMRVADILGFGQHYAETLRQWDTRFLAARDERAELGFDEVFERMWHLYLEYSRAGFASGYLDVNQIVLERPQEKA, encoded by the coding sequence ATGACCCTCAGTCCCTCCCGCCCGACCGCCGACAGCTGGCCGGGGCTCTTCGACCTCCCCAGCGGTCCGCGCAACGCCGTGGCGAGCCCCATCGCCCGCCGGCTGTTCCGCGCTGCGGTCTCACGGCTCGACGTGACCGTGGAGATCACCCTGGGCCCCGGCCGCCGCGAGGTGCTCGGCCGGGGTGGGCCGCTGATGCGGATCCACCGGCCCGAGGAGTTCTACGCGCGCATCGGCCGCGACGGGCTCATCGGCTTCGGCGAGGCGTACATGACCGGCAGCTGGGACGCCGACGACCTGGGTGGGTTCCTCACGGTGCTCGCGGCCGAGATGGCCACGCTGGTCCCGGCCTCGCTGCAGCGGGCGCGCGCGCTCGTCGTCGCCCGGACCCCCCACTTCCACAAGCCCGACCGGGACCGGTCGCGCGACCTCATCGCCCACCACTACGACCTGTCCAACGACCTGTTCCGACTCTTCCTCGACCCGACGCTGAGCTACTCCTCGGCGCTCTTCGAGTCCGACCCCTCCGGCCGGCCGCTGCTGCCCGCCGACCTCGAGACCGCCCAGGTCCGCAAGATCGAGCGGCTGCTCGACGTCACCGGCGTCGGCGAGGGCACCCGGGTGCTCGAGATCGGCACCGGCTGGGGCGAGCTGGCGCTGCGTGCCGCGCAGCGCGGCGCCCACGTCCACTCGGTGACGCTGTCGACCGAGCAGCTGGAGCTGGCCCGAGAGCGGGTCGCCACGGCCGGCGTCGCCGACCGGGTCGACATCGAGCTGTGCGACTACCGCGCGATCCCCGACCAGCACCCCGGACGGCAGTACGACGCGGTGCTGTCGGTCGAGATGATCGAGGCCGTGGGGGCGGAGTACTGGCCGTCGTACTTCTCGACCATCGACACCGTGCTGGCCCCCGGTGGCAAGGTCGGCATCCAGGCGATCACGATGCCCCACGACCGGATGCTCGCGACGCGTGGCCAGTACACCTGGATCAACAAGTACATCTTCCCCGGCGGCTTCCTGCCGTCGGTGCGCGCGATCGAGGAGGTGACCCGCGACCACACGACGATGCGGGTCGCCGACATCCTGGGCTTCGGCCAGCACTACGCCGAGACGCTGCGGCAGTGGGACACCCGGTTCCTGGCCGCCCGCGACGAGCGCGCCGAGCTCGGCTTCGACGAGGTCTTCGAGCGGATGTGGCACCTCTACCTGGAGTACTCCCGGGCCGGCTTCGCCTCGGGCTACCTCGACGTCAACCAGATCGTCCTCGAGCGTCCGCAGGAGAAGGCATGA